A DNA window from Parus major isolate Abel chromosome 9, Parus_major1.1, whole genome shotgun sequence contains the following coding sequences:
- the KLHL24 gene encoding kelch-like protein 24 isoform X2 → MEVLFLSKALLAQELPLSYPLRDSFQSCSSKKQNPVNNKYIETRKEHDFKAEQLTRVSSAGFRSTGYSEVIVVVGGCERVGGFNLPYTECYDPVTGEWKSLAKLPEFTKSEYAVCALRNDILVSGGRINSRDVWIYNSQLNIWIRVASLNKGRWRHKMAVLLGKVYVVGGYDGQNRLSSVECYDSFSNRWTEVAPLKEAVSSPAVTSCVGKLFVIGGGPDDNTCSDKVQSYDPDTNSWLLRATIPIAKRCITAVSLNNLIYVAGGLTKAIYCYDPIEDYWMHVQNTFSRQENCGMSVCNGKIYILGGRRENGEATDTILCYDPATGIITGVAAMPRPVSYHGCVTIHRYNEKGFKL, encoded by the exons ATGGAAGTTCTTTTCCTGAGTAAGGCTTTGTTGGCACAAGAACTTCCCCTCTCTTACCCTTTGAGAGATTCTTTTCAGAGCTGTTcctcaaaaaagcaaaatccagtAAACAATAAATACATAGAAACCAGGAAGGAGCATGACTTCAAAGCTGAGCAGCTGACAAGAGTTTCTTCTGCTGGGTTCAG ATCAACAGGTTATTCTGAGGTGATAGTTGTTGTTGGAGGCTGTGAACGAGTTGGAGGGTTTAATTTGCCATACACGGAGTGCTATGATCCTGTGACAGGAGAGTGGAAGTCACTGGCTAAACTTCCAGAGTTTACCAAGTCTGAGTATGCGGTGTGTGCTCTGCGGAATGATATTCTTGTTTCAG GTGGAAGAATCAATAGCCGGGATGTCTGGATTTATAACTCTCAACTTAACATTTGGATCAGAGTTGCCTCCTTAAATAAAGGCAGATGGAGACATAAAATGGCTGTTCTTCTGGGTAAA GTGTACGTGGTGGGAGGATACGATGGGCAGAACCGCCTGAGCAGCGTGGAGTGCTACGACTCCTTCTCCAATCGCTGGACTGAGGTGGCTCccctgaaggaggctgtgagctccccagctgtcaccagctgtGTTGGCAAACTCTTTGTCATCGGGGGTGGCCCTGATGACAACACCTGTTCTGACAAG GTTCAGTCATATGATCCTGATACCAATTCCTGGTTGCTCCGTGCCACCATCCCCATTGCCAAGAGATGCATCACGGCCGTGTCCCTGAACAACCTGATCTACGTTGCTGGTGGGCTCACCAAAGCCATTTACTGCTATGACCCCATTGAGGACTACTGGATGCATGTACAGAACACATTCAGCAGACAG GAGAATTGTGGCATGTCTGTGTGTAATGGAAAAATCTATATCCTTGGTGGAAGACGGGAAAATGGTGAAGCCACAGACACTATTCTTTGTTATGACCCTGCAACGGGCATTATCACAGGAGTAGCAGCCATGCCCAGGCCAGTATCGTATCATGGCTGTGTGACCATTCATAGATATAATGAAAAAGGCTTTAAACTGTAA
- the KLHL24 gene encoding kelch-like protein 24 isoform X1, giving the protein MVLILGRRLNREDSGIRDSPATKRKVFEMDPKSLSGPEFFDFSSGSSHAESILQIFNEFRDSRLFTDVIICVEGREFPCHRAVLSACSSYFRAMFCNDHRESREMLVEINGIFAEAMDCFLQYVYTGKVKITTENVQYLFETSSLFQISVLRDACAKFLEEQLDPCNCLGIQRFADTHSLKTLFTKCRNFALQTFEDVSQHEEFLELGKDELIDYICSDELVISKEEMVFEAVMRWVYRAVELRRPVLHELLTHVRLPLLHPNYFVQTVEVDQLIQNSPECYQLLHEARRYHILGNEMMSPRTRPRRSTGYSEVIVVVGGCERVGGFNLPYTECYDPVTGEWKSLAKLPEFTKSEYAVCALRNDILVSGGRINSRDVWIYNSQLNIWIRVASLNKGRWRHKMAVLLGKVYVVGGYDGQNRLSSVECYDSFSNRWTEVAPLKEAVSSPAVTSCVGKLFVIGGGPDDNTCSDKVQSYDPDTNSWLLRATIPIAKRCITAVSLNNLIYVAGGLTKAIYCYDPIEDYWMHVQNTFSRQENCGMSVCNGKIYILGGRRENGEATDTILCYDPATGIITGVAAMPRPVSYHGCVTIHRYNEKGFKL; this is encoded by the exons ATGGTACTAATATTGGGACGCAGACTGAATAGAGAGGATAGCGGGATACGAGATTCCCCTGCAACCAAGCGGAAAGTTTTTGAAATGGACCCAAAATCGTTGTCAGGCCCTGAGTTTTTCGACTTCTCCTCGGGCTCATCCCACGCAGAAAGCATTCTCCAGATCTTCAATGAATTCCGAGACAGCCGGCTGTTCACAGATGTCATTATCTGCGTGGAGGGTCGTGAGTTTCCGTGCCACCGCGCCGTGCTCTCGGCCTGCAGCAGCTACTTCAGAGCCATGTTCTGCAACGACCACCgggagagcagggagatgctggTGGAGATCAACGGCATTTTTGCCGAAGCCATGGATTGCTTTTTGCAGTATGTGTACACAGGCAAGGTGAAAATCACCACGGAGAACGTGCAGTATCTCTTTGAGACGTCGAGTCTGTTCCAGATCAGCGTTCTGCGCGACGCCTGCGCCAAgttcctggaggagcagctggatcCTTGCAATTGCCTGGGCATCCAGCGCTTCGCAGACACGCACTCGCTCAAGACGCTGTTCACCAAGTGCAGGAACTTCGCACTGCAGACTTTTGAGGATGTGTCCCAGCACGAAGaattcctggagctggggaaggacgAGCTTATTGATTACATTTGCAGCGACGAGCTGGTGATCAGTAAGGAGGAGATGGTGTTCGAGGCCGTGATGCGCTGGGTGTACCGTGCGGTCGAGCTGCGCCGGCCGGTGCTCCACGAGCTCCTGACGCACGTCAGGCTCCCGCTCCTGCACCCCAACTACTTTGTTCAGACTGTGGAGGTGGACCAGCTGATTCAGAATTCCCCAGAGTGCTATCAGCTGCTGCACGAAGCCAGAAGGTACCACATCCTTGGAAATGAGATGATGTCTCCCAGAACTAGGCCACGCAG ATCAACAGGTTATTCTGAGGTGATAGTTGTTGTTGGAGGCTGTGAACGAGTTGGAGGGTTTAATTTGCCATACACGGAGTGCTATGATCCTGTGACAGGAGAGTGGAAGTCACTGGCTAAACTTCCAGAGTTTACCAAGTCTGAGTATGCGGTGTGTGCTCTGCGGAATGATATTCTTGTTTCAG GTGGAAGAATCAATAGCCGGGATGTCTGGATTTATAACTCTCAACTTAACATTTGGATCAGAGTTGCCTCCTTAAATAAAGGCAGATGGAGACATAAAATGGCTGTTCTTCTGGGTAAA GTGTACGTGGTGGGAGGATACGATGGGCAGAACCGCCTGAGCAGCGTGGAGTGCTACGACTCCTTCTCCAATCGCTGGACTGAGGTGGCTCccctgaaggaggctgtgagctccccagctgtcaccagctgtGTTGGCAAACTCTTTGTCATCGGGGGTGGCCCTGATGACAACACCTGTTCTGACAAG GTTCAGTCATATGATCCTGATACCAATTCCTGGTTGCTCCGTGCCACCATCCCCATTGCCAAGAGATGCATCACGGCCGTGTCCCTGAACAACCTGATCTACGTTGCTGGTGGGCTCACCAAAGCCATTTACTGCTATGACCCCATTGAGGACTACTGGATGCATGTACAGAACACATTCAGCAGACAG GAGAATTGTGGCATGTCTGTGTGTAATGGAAAAATCTATATCCTTGGTGGAAGACGGGAAAATGGTGAAGCCACAGACACTATTCTTTGTTATGACCCTGCAACGGGCATTATCACAGGAGTAGCAGCCATGCCCAGGCCAGTATCGTATCATGGCTGTGTGACCATTCATAGATATAATGAAAAAGGCTTTAAACTGTAA